The genomic DNA TTAGAAGTTCATCACATACCTTTTCTTACATTAATAGTTCTATGTACAAACAACCCTATCTCGTTTACCTTACgaagaaaaaagaatacaatTCAATATGCAACGTTAAAAAACGTATGACTAGACGTATCTTCTAAAGCCTCATGTTTCTAAGTTAGGGTGGATTCCTAGTTATGTCACACTCTCTAGGGACAACACAAGCATTAAAACCTTTGCATATGAAAACTAAATAGATCTCATAAAATAACTGAATAGAAGACCTGAATTAAAAAGatacaacaaacaaataaatggTCATATAGAATCCTACCTAATTAGGGTTTAGTTACTCATTGTAACTAAAGATAAAattgcaataaaataaaacatactctAGAGACTAAGGTTTAGAAGAGACTCCTCATTTGATGCTCCTAGCGtttgccttcctcttgaaccgcTTCGTTCTGAATGAATAATTTTGAATGAGAAGAATAATTGTGAACAATAAAAGTTTTATTTATAGGCTGATTTCCCCGTGCGTTTGGACTTAAAAATTGGACTTTTTCTCCAAACCCGCTGCCAGAATACAAcaaaatgttgtttttccctGGATGCCCATGAATAATGAAGGAAAGTGTTTTGAATTCGAGCCTAAAAACATGCAAGAGTTGACAATTTCAAATTACTCAATGTGAAATTGCTCGTTCCCCTTCAAGACCATAATTTTCAACCCCAAATGCATTTTAAACATACAAAATTTTCGGCTATATAAAGCATGTATCGTTGATAGTTTTGTGCACAATTTTAATGTCGTTTCACAGACcctttaatcttttatttttttctgcatatttttttttatctttttttctaaatcaactaaaaataccTCCTCAAATCGAATTCATCTATGAAATTAACCAAACTAACAAGGGATgttgttgtttcatattttttgtacacatattgttgatattttttttacatgatgtttttgttttcattatttgtGTGATTTGTCCGAGTTGTGCTTTCCGACAACCACCCTTTTTCTTTGGATATAATCACCATGGATTGAACCATATATGTATTAATTTTTAGGTGAATGTTAGTGATATATATTATAGGACAACATGTATTGATTTTTGGATTGAACCCTTTAAGTGTTTGTCACATTTTCCAGGGCAACAAATTTCACATTATTGTGCGTTGTACTTTCATATATAAGTTTTGATAAAGACACAAAAgagagtattttttatttttttggagagaaacACTAAAGAGAGTAATGTGTACTCAATATCTAACTATGTGATTTCTTCAAATAATGGTTCATACTGGATCACTAGGCATGAGTATAATCTGAATTTTTAGTTCGACACATGTTAAGATTTAtgcttcaaaaatattttcatcaaacattTATATCTATCTAATTTCAATATAGTGACACATATTACAGGACAGAGAAATGCTAATTTTGTTGAATGAGTCCCACCATTTTATACTAGACACATTTTCATCCAATAAGTTGAAGATTGTATCAAAAAGAGTCAAGAACTTCTCATACTTTATTTTGGTGAacatgcacttttttttttatactaagaCATAAAAATACACTTGACACTATTTAAATTCACTTATGACTTTGTTTTATGAATTACATTTAAGaacaataaaaagaaacaatcGAGAAGGAggaataaacaaattaattgttaaaagttttaatttttttaggaaagaagATTAAGTGTTAAaagaaatcaattttaaaaaattatttgtcaaTGTCAATTAAAGTAtacctaaaaaataatttaacttagagaattttgcattgtttttttaatttatcacatggaaattaaataatttaaaatgactTCCTTGACATAAATATTGCTAAATCAAAATGTGCAAGtgattaattaatgaattactatttgttattttattttttattatgaaatttaatCCACTCAAATGGTattgaaattaatttgaatttccaatatttaacaacatttttGGAACATTAGTGTGAGTGCGTACACTTATTTCTCTTCCCGGTTAATTACGTGATGTTAACCCACTAGgctaaaagcaaaacaaaacaaaaaaaaagatttttttttttttttatgattatcttcaattatttaatttatatttaatttaattataactgTGTTTTACTAATAATTATGAATGATTGTGGTgcatttatcaattaatgttgttttaaaacaaaatatacaatttaGTCATGTAATCGCACATTTAGCATTTTGACTTCTACATGCTTTTATTCTGGTATGATGCATTAATGGTaccataaaatgaaaatgaaatttaatcaatgcataattaaatattaataacaaGTTTCTATTTCAGTTGTTGTACATGTGACATTCATTCTTATCTACTTATGaatatacattttcaaaattttaaaatgtatattaaCAATAAAGTATTAAACATGTTCCTCCATTTCAGCCTCATCTATTCTAATTGACTTTGATTTTGGCAATCTCTTTGATTtggaatgttttttttgttacaatagagaaaaaaaaaaacaaaaacaaaaggggGCTACTCCCTAACAAATGCTACACCTCATGCATAAGCAAGGAGCACACTATACAAATCAATTTAATGttttgatgtagtatttttgtatcaaacaatagtaagtatttatatcgtctctttatggactagtgcgatatcatagaccgttcgacaccaaatatcattttaagttaaaagataatttgttgtttgttttagtaacaaAGTTGCGAATAATAAGGCGTGAAACtagttaggattagagttcttTAATCAAGCGTCACATGTAACCTAATGACCATATACATGGAttctaatttttctttgatattatcacgtatccctcgacaacaccattcgtgtccaaaaaatattgtgagttcaattgtatcattcaatcgtcgatgtctcaaactattgaatgattcaagagtcggtCTTATCAtttaatcgatgatttctcGAACTCTTAGTTGTAACTTCTACCCTAATTCTATgcataagtgcttaattaaaataagtgattattttgaaCTTAATCGACGAGTTAGTTCAAATATTGGACTGACATACACGTTACTATGTTAGTGTACCAATATATTCGCACTGCTAAATGAACTACATGTCAAAGTAAGTGAAGGTTCATGGGAGCAATGTCGTCATTAGCGTCACTTCAATAGAATAACGTAGTTCTGGCAGGGTTCAGGCGCGATTCTTTTGGCCTACAATCTGCCGTCAACAATAGTGGTTTTTGAGGGTTTCATGGCaaaatttctcaaattatttttcttaaaaccatggtctttttttaaggatatacaTGTCAATTCGAACCCTTTTTACGTTCTAAATTGTATTGCTTTCTAGAATCTTTAATTATTAGGTATGACGGcctctatttcttttttatgtatttttctatttttgattattaatatttactttGTACTCTGTTTTTAATCTTTGCAAAAATGGCTATCATATGTTATTCGTTATTCTGTCAATGATAAATCTAACCAAAATTTTACGAGGGGAACAAatatatagaaataaaaaaactatttttgcaaattttctctttacatttttcaatgtatcaaaatatgtGTGTAGTTACTGCAGAGATTAAAAGTgtcaaaacaatcaaaataaatttaattaattttgtctttCATATATCTACTACTACTTTTCACAAACAAACTATTTGGGTAACTAAAGTTGCATCGTGtagctaaatataaaaatacactaacttataaaaaaaaaaaagtaaataaactaAAGAGAATTGAGTAGCCAAGGCCACCCAAACGTGACAATACCCTCCGCCCATGTATGTATACCCTATCACAATTTAAGGGCCGGTGTTATGTGATGTTATATgggattaaaaatattttaagggTCGGTTCCACCATCTCAATTTCATGTTATTTTGactcttttcaatttcttacaatttattttctaaacgcatacattaaaatacaaaaaaagtattaatGCGTGGGAATAGGCATTAAAATACATGTTAGTGGGACCAATTTAAGGACTCTTTTTAGTTTATTATCATTCGAGTCATTGATTCCTTATTCggtattttcaaaaaaagagtataaataaatgatgtgtaTATGTAAGACTCTTTAGTTTACTACCATTATGGATGTTTCAATGTTGTACTTTTGACCACCTATGATCATTTTCTTAAATCTCCAAATTCTAATGTAATTCCGCTATTGTTTTGTCTTGGCATGGTGATAATGAAACGCTTAAAAAAGGATGCTTTATAATAATTAGTTTTTGAATGGGATAAAGTGTCTAGTATTCCAAACCACAAGTTGAGGTTTAGAAAAAGATGTCTATCctaatgattttttaaatgacataaaTGGCCCGGGTATTCCAAACCACAAGTTGAGGCTGAAAAATGATGACTTGCaatgttgatgaaaaatattGATCAGACAATTATGTTATACAAGGGCAATAGTCAATGATTTGATCCAAGAACTTTATTAGATATTTTATTGAACGTCCAGATGCAAGTTCTACAACATTTTATTATACGTCCAAATGTAAATTCTACAACATGCACTCAAATGtgtattctatcaatttcaTACATGATATACAATTATGCAACATACTTGCATGTATTTACCCACAACTCTCAAGTTACCTAATATCAGAAAACAATCCAAATTATTACTTTGTTACATATCCATACCTtcaattttaaacaattaacaCAAACTTTGTTGTCAtcattaaattatatttgggTCGGATATACGACcatgttttgttgttgaaataatATTTGAGTTTCATTGATTTCACACACAATTTCGCTATCAATATAGCTCAGATAACCCTGAAATATTTTCCATTGTTTAAATACTTCACAAAAtacattgtatttttattttaacattttattacaatagttaattttaattaattttagaaaaCAATAAGAATTGCAAATAACAATAATTACCCGTGCTTGGCACAAGGGTATAACCGTAAACAAACAAAGAACAgtctttaataaaaattaactaatattacaaaaaaaaaaaacattatgaaaatgtgaggaaaaaaaaaacagaaacagtTGAAAAAGCATtgaaaggaaaagagaaagagaaagagagaaaaaagtggAGCATTGTTGAAGAGAGAGGCTTGTGATAAAAAAGACCACACCACAAATAGAACAACAACAATCTCTTTTAACCTTAATAATCTcacaatttcatttcatttctcaaacacaaacttacTCTGTTCTTGTTCTGTTTTGTTTCCTTAAAGTTtcagtttttattcaattcttcATACATGTCTTGTTCTTCTTCATCTGGGtctgaagatgatgatgaaggcTTTGATTCCTACCGGAAAGGTGGATATCACGCCGTCCGGGTCGGTGATCAGTTCGCCGGTGGAAGATATATAGCTCAGAGGAAATTGGGCTGGGGTCAGTTTTCCACCGTTTGGCTTGCTTTTGATACTACCAACGATGTATGTTCTCAATCCTAAAGATAAAGATTTGTTTTGAATACCCTTTTTGTGTTATTGCAATCTGTTTTGAATCTTGGTTTGTTTTGTATGCTTTAAATGCACCATGTGGTCGCAAAAAACCACTTTTTAGGTTATAACTTATTAACGTATGTATTTTGTCAATATTATAGatcagatacatcaattatacagtaaactaaaaaaaattaatttttttgtttataatagtgattgcacgatgtattttttatgtaattttgaaTGGATCGGattggtatgatttgaatttgatataTGTGATGTTGGAATGGTGAAATTGGTGAATGGTCACTAGAAATGTGAATGTGGATTTGGATTTCCTGCATTTGGAAAAAATCCTACATTTCATATCGTTTTGCATCTCGAGTTGTTGGATCTATGTTTTAATTCAGTACTTTGTACCGTATTTATCGATTTGAAAATGTGAGTTGTCTGATCTTGATTGGATGGTCTGAGATGTATAATGGTGGAGAATTTAGAATATGTGTGGAATTTGAATTTCTTGATTGCATAGATTTGTCTCTTTGCAGAAGACTTGAggagtaataaatttgtttttgcgCCTCTCTGTTATTATAGGTTGATGTTGATTGGGTAATCTCGTGTGTTATGCTCCTTTTTAATGGTAACACTTGGTGCGGTTTGTGTGTGCAATTGTGCATCTATAAATAGGTGTTAATTTTGTTGGACAGTTTATAGTGAGCTGCATATGGAAACACCATGGTTCtgagttttgattttaatttggcATAGTTAAATGTTAACATTTAGTGGTCTTGTGTGgaatttttgttttccttttaattCTTGTCAAATATCTTTCTGATTTTATGTTTGTGATTATCAGACATATGTTGCTCTCAAAATCCAGAAAAGTGCAGCACAGTTTGTTCAGGCTGCTCTTCACGAGATAGATGTTCTTTCATCCATTGCTGATGGCGCcccttcaaattcaaaatttgttgTCCAATTGATCGACCACTTTAAGCACACAGGTCCTAATGGCCAGCACCAATGCATGGTACTCGAGTTTCTTGGAGATAGCTTGCTACGTCTAGTCAGATACAACCGTTACAAAGGTCTTCCGATGAATAAAGTCAGGGAGATTTGTCAATgcattttgattggtttggaTTACTTGCATAGGGAACATGGTATTATACACACAGACCTAAAACTTGAAAATGTTCTTTTGGTTTCTACTATCGATCCGGCGAAAGACCCTGTTAGATCGGGAGTCTCCCCGATTTTAGAGAGGCCCGAGGGAAACATAAACGGCGCGGTTACTAGTCTTATTGAGAAAAAGTTGAAAAGGAGAGCAAGGAGGGCGGTAGCTAAAATTTCTGGACAAAGAGGTTCTATGGGAGAAGCTCCAAATTCTGATAGAAATATTGATGGGATTGATGTTAGATGCAAAGTGGTTGATTTTGGAAATGCATGTTGGGCTGATAAGCCATTTGCGGAAGAAATTCAGACACGACAGTATAGAGCTCCTGAAGTTATACTGCAGGCTGGTTATTCCTTCTCCGTCGATATGTGGTCTTTTGCTTGTATTGCTTTCGAGCTTGCCACTGGGGATATGTTATTTACTCCCAAAGTCGGACAAGGTTTTAGCGAGGACGAGGTATGATTGTTAGTTTGTATGCTATTGCTATTTAAATGTTATTGAATAAACAatcattttggtccttgaaTGTGTTAGGACTTAGGTGCTAACGTTATAGTCCTCGAATTAgccaaaattacaaaaaacatCCTCCAATGTCTCGTTAGTTTGGTCctcaaatatgtttttcatGAGATAGTTTGGTCATCGAATGTGTCATCTGTCTGTTAGTTTGGTCCATCGAATTACTAACAGAAGATATACACAAAgatgtttttgtaatttcaatatgtttaagAACATTAGTGACACTACCTAACACATTTAACGTCCAAAATGAGTGTTCGGATATTGTAGGGTCATATGTTTATATGAAAGGAAAGCATCTGGAACAGTTGGAAACTGTCATCTAAGAATTCCTAACTATACATGATATAATAGATTTTATTAGATCACATTTCTGTCAACAAAAAAGCTGAGCTGTCAAATATgaactttaatatttttaactatCATAGAtgattgctaaaaaaaaaaaaaaaactatcgcAGATGCATTTACAATAGTTGTTTGGTACTTTATTGAGGAATATGTGAATGATGTTAATGAGAAATCAATTCAACGAGGcactcttttttcaaaaaattcaaggaGGCACTCAATAATGGAATTCATTGAAGATACCTGTGTTACCGGCCATTTAATGTCAAGCTGACATATATCTATGAATTCTATCTAACACTAAAGTTCTTTTCATTTGACTTCAGAATATAGTTTTGAATCTTTGATTGGACTTTACATAATATAGTCTCAAAACCATTATATGTTTCTTCTTTTGCTTGTTTGTGATTCTTTGTGAACCACAAGGCTCTACACCTCAGATAGCATGTCAGGATAACCAATCTTTGCATTTTGTCGTTTGCAGGATCACCTTGCCCTGATGATGGAACTCCTTGGAAAGATGCCCCGGAAGGTAGTGTACTCTCACCATCTCCGCATGTTATTTTTATACAACTAAGTAGTGTTGCCAAATAGCGGCTACCGCGGCACTATTACGCTTAATGTAGCGGCAGTTGAACCAAATGTTATTGTTCCATGTTACACTATTTAATACGAAGTGTTCTCAAATAGTAGCTTTAGCAGCGCCATAGCTTTGCAGCGTAGCAAAATTTAACAAATTGATATTTTCTGCAATCCATGATTGACAACACCGAAACTAACTGTGGCAAATTTAATACTTGCATGTTGCAGGTTGCTACTGCAGGAATGAAATCCAAGGATTTCTTCGACAGACACGGGGATCTCAAAAGGATTCGGAGGCTAAAATTTTGGCCTCTTAACAAACTATTGATTGAAAGATACAAATTATCAGAGAGTGATGCTCATGAATTTTCAGAGTTTCTCTTACCTCTTCTTGATTTTGCACCCGAGAAGCGACCAACTGCGGAACAGTGCCTGCAACACCCTTGGCTCATGGAAAAGGACTCTGTTCCTGATGAAATGAGAAATGAATCTAGTGTGGAAAAAGTGGATGTTGGAATAAGCAACCTTAAAATCAAGGTGGGAAAGTGAAGGGGAGATAGAAATTTGAGAATCACTCTCTAAGTCCCCTCTTCAACATTATTGACTTTTGATTGTGGTTTTATTTCGTTGGTTTGGCTAAATTCAATAagatttacatttttttattggattaaCTACTATGATATGTAAATTAGCAAAGAATTTTTGTTCATCCATAGATATATGACAGAAATTTGTGTGTATATGACATTCATCCAAGGCAAGTCTTTTTGTTTTCCTCCTCCATGAGGTCTCAAAGCTAAgagaaatgaatattttttaatgctAATGTGAGTACTTCTGGTGGTTTATCCACCGATGCTTATTCCTATTAGATTTAATTTGAGAAttgttaatttgatcactaTATTTAATAACAATATTAAAAGAAGATAGAGTTTAATTGTCATGTAGATCATACCATTCTCATACATGCTAGGACTATTTAatgataacaatttaactttatcatCAACAAGACATGACATACATGAACACATTATCATCAGAAAATGGACATATTATGATTTTACAACAAACACATCATCATAAACACCTATCATCAAATGTCAACATCATCTCTAATTACGTCaaataaagtttaattatttttaatcaataaacATTCATTAATTACTAAGATTTACCGGCTTCTGCTACccaaaaaatcaactttctaCATCCTAAAAATCCCACATTATAAATGAatcccacataaagtggtgagacCCACATGAGTTTCAATTTCCACCCAACATGGCAACATGAGTGAGTGTTGGAGAGGGTTATATAAAGAGAGTGTTCCTAGGTCCCCGTGAGCtttgctcagttggtagggacaaattCATTTTATAcgcaggggctggggttcgaaccccggacaccccacttctccacatttaaaatgtgtgagctccagccactaggctaccagaccaaaaaaaaaaaaaaaaaagagtgtttcTAGAATTTCAATAGAAatatgaagaaagaaagaatttaAGATAGATCTAAccaataaaataactatttttggGATCAAACTTGCAACATGAACTATAAGTCTACAATTCTCCATTTAACTACCAATTAAGCTAGACCAAAAATTAATCTAGTGCGGAAAAAGTGGATGTTGGAATAAGCAACCTTCCCTCTAAGTCCCCTCTTCAACATTATTGACTTTTGATtgtggttttatttttttggtttggcCAAATTCAATAagatttacatttttttattgaattaactACTATGATATGTAAATGACATCCCATAATCATATTTATCTACACcccctaaaaatatatttatttacttggattaattaaatgaagttTATATAGTGAAGACATGTACCAAGTtaagaatatatttatttaaatatgatatataatttatttttggttattaAGCCTTTGGAAATTTTAGGGACTCCCATTTTTCCACTAGGTGTCTATACTCAAAGCATGGTTCGTTTCCACTAGTACCGCCTCTCCAAGATGATGTTGTGTGATTAACGTCTCTCCAAACGATCACCCCTTCTACATGAAGGTCAACTTGCCTGTGTCGTCATTTCCAAAATAATCCACTATAAGGCAACTACAAATTGCGCAGAGATCATTATTCCCTAACTCCGTACAATCCTTGTTGAAGTGATCGACCTTGTGACACTTGAAGAACTTGTACTTAGACTTGGCACCACCTTTTTCCTCTATTCCCTCTACTTCAACCTATTCCTCGTGATATATTCAAGTCTTCACCACTATCATAAAACTTTAAGTCCTTGGACTCGGTTAACTCCTTGATCGAAGTGCCGTTTGTACTTCTTCTAAGGAGGCAATGCCTTCTTTAGCATAAAATATGGTATCCTTGAAGTGATTAAAGGATTTAGGTAACACACACAGTCAGAGTAGAGCCTTGTCTTCATCGTCAATGTTTAACAAATTATCCAGGACTATGTTGAACTCCGTCAATTATTCGTGATAGTTTTAGACTCCATTATCCTAAATGAGCATGGTTGTTGTTTCATGATTTTTCTATGAGGCCAGGATTTGTTCATATACAATGAATCCAACTTTGACAACATCTTCGTCGTGATTGTCTCGTTCAAGACTTCTCTCAAACCTTTATCTCTGAGGCACAAGACATTGACACTTTTGGCTATGTCCACCATCACAGCCTTGTCTGCTTGTGACATGGAGGCCGACAACATAGCCTCACTCTTCAGTGCCTTTGTACACCTTTGTTGAAACAAGACGACTTGCATCTTTATCTTACATAACTAAAAACTGTTGTCTCCCATAAATTTGTCTGTTTCTCATTTGGTACCCATGATGCTCACTTAATGATTCATTATGATCACTCCACAATGAGAATCAAATGTTGTGAattcagataaaaaaaaaaactaccaccATACTATAATGTGGTGAGCAAAATAACATTAACTAAATTTAAAGTGAGCATAGACaatgaaagtaatttaaaatGAGAAGAATAAGAAAAGATACAACGATATATTTTTGGCCAGTTTAGTTCAAATTTACTTACGTCTGGGAGGAGAGTGATCTATCTAATTCACTATCAAAGAGTTTCCTACAAAGATATataagagttacaagaaattagctttcAACAAGTAAACCCTGATTTCTACCATTTTCCCAAATCTCTTATTGTGGTCAAGATACTCAATGATTTATTCCCAAGGTGTATAAAAGTGTTTCCCAGCAACCCTAAAATTGCACTATAAGCTCCTAGATTTTAACCGTAATAGTTATCACTTTTGTAACACTGAAATTCCCATATTTTCCACACAAAAACTTATGCAGAATACACATTTATAGAAAATATTGTGACCATGCACCCCGTAAACATGATTacgtttttgtatttttttttcttcatattaggataaatacttaattaaaaactaaaatgccatttatttaatttattaaagatAAGATTCATAAATCagtttttatttgtattatcaTTAGTATTTAATGAGattcataaatcaatttttatttaatgagaTTCATAGAGTTCATTCTCTATGGTTATGTAAGTCGTCTTAGAGCTTACCAACTTTGTTAGTGGTGCTCATTCCCCTAGACTTTTAAGTCTTGTAATATATTGTTTCTTGGCGCTTTAGAAATTGGTAGTTGTGGGGCTTGGTGCATGTCTTTGCCTTtctaaattttgcttataaaattCATGGGTTCATTCATTATTCTTTTGAATTATTATCATTTATGTAATACtattatattgttattt from Medicago truncatula cultivar Jemalong A17 chromosome 8, MtrunA17r5.0-ANR, whole genome shotgun sequence includes the following:
- the LOC11445329 gene encoding SRSF protein kinase 1, producing MSCSSSSGSEDDDEGFDSYRKGGYHAVRVGDQFAGGRYIAQRKLGWGQFSTVWLAFDTTNDTYVALKIQKSAAQFVQAALHEIDVLSSIADGAPSNSKFVVQLIDHFKHTGPNGQHQCMVLEFLGDSLLRLVRYNRYKGLPMNKVREICQCILIGLDYLHREHGIIHTDLKLENVLLVSTIDPAKDPVRSGVSPILERPEGNINGAVTSLIEKKLKRRARRAVAKISGQRGSMGEAPNSDRNIDGIDVRCKVVDFGNACWADKPFAEEIQTRQYRAPEVILQAGYSFSVDMWSFACIAFELATGDMLFTPKVGQGFSEDEDHLALMMELLGKMPRKVATAGMKSKDFFDRHGDLKRIRRLKFWPLNKLLIERYKLSESDAHEFSEFLLPLLDFAPEKRPTAEQCLQHPWLMEKDSVPDEMRNESSVEKVDVGISNLKIKVGK